GACGATGGCGACGATGACGATGTGGGCGCCGTCGACAGCAGCGTCATCCGCACGCGCGGCTTCACGCTCGCACGACCCACCGCCAGCGGTGCGGTCGTGGTGCCGGGGCGCCGCACGGCCGGCGCGGTGGCGGGGTCGGGCATCAAGGACCCGAGCTACGTGTTCTTCAAGGAATCGACCTCGCCCGTGGGCGGGCCGGTGGGCGCCTTCGGCGTGCCGCTGTCGGCGGGGCGCTCGATCGCGGTCGATCCGCGCAGCACGCCGCTGGGCTACCCGGTGTTCGTCTCGACCCGCACGCCCGGCAGCGGCGCACCGATGCAGCGCCTGACCATCGCGCAGGACACCGGTGGCGCGATCCGCGGTGCGGTGCGCGCCGACTATTTCTTCGGCAACGGCCAGGCGGCCGCGACCAACGCACGCCGCATGAAGGAGCGCGGCCAGCTGTGGATTCTTCTGCCGCGCGGTCTGGCCGTGGCGCAGGCCGCGGTGTCGTCGGCGATCCGCACGCGCGGAGGCCCGGTGGGTGCGGGCCTGGCGCAGTGCCTGGTGCCGAGCGAAGGCGTGTGCGTGGATGACTGACCCGACCTTGGCCTGAACCTTGTCCCTCCATGCAGGAAACCCTTTCGTCCGCGGAAAGCACTGAACTTGTCCGCCTCTGGCGGCGGCGGCAGACGCTGTCCTCGAACGACATGGGCACCATGTACCGCATCGTTGGCGATGCACTCGTGGCCTGCAATCCGCCCGAGCTGCAGATCCTGGGCGAAGGGCGGCAGGAGCTGGTGGCGCAGTTCATCTACGTGAAGGTGCTGCGGCTCGATGCCGATCCCGATGAAGCCGACGAGCGCGCAAGTCACAGCGCCCCTTCGACCGCCTTCGCGCTCTGCGCGTACTTCCGGCGCTACCTGATCGACTGCACGCGCGCGAGCTCTTTCCGCCGCAAGCTCTCCATCGGCGACCAGATCACCGAGGCGCAGCTCGAAGACGAGATCGGCGCCGGCGAGGACCTCGACGGTTGCCTGGCCGAGCACGGCCTGAGCGCACAGGCGGTGCAGCTGGCCGCACGCGCCTTCATCGCCGAACTGCCCGAGCCCGAGCGCATCCTGTTGTGCGAGGGCTTCGGCAAGGAAGCGGAGGGCGGGCTTTCGGGCATCGCCTCGCGTCACGCCATCGCCTCGTACCACTACCGCGCGGGTCGCCTGGGCCTGGTGCACAAGCGCGAGGGCCTGACCGCCGACTACGCCAAGACCCGGCTGGGCGGCTGGATCCAAGAGACCCTGGGCATCGCCATCGAGGCGGAAAACATGGCGGCGATCCTGCAGGTTTTCAAAATCCTCGGTGCTGAAGCGTCTTATGCCTGAAGACATAGCCATTCAGGAACAGACCGCCATGAACACCGAACTCTGGCCCCCGCTCAGCGTGATCCGCAACGCGTTCGAAACCGGCAGCGCCGCCGTGCCCGATGCAGCTGCTGCAGCCGCTGGCGTGGCCACGGTGGCCATGCCGGGTGCGATGCCGCAAGGCGCATCGGCGGCGGCAACGCCCGCACTGCAGGATCTCCTGCTGCCCCTCACCGAATTGGCCCGGCGCCGCGAGGCTGTCGCCCAGCGCGCCTTCCCCGCACGCTGGGCGCCGGGCCGCCTTGTCAGCGTGGTGCACGAAGGGCGGTTGCTCGGCGTGCTGCTGGACCGCTGCATCCATGGCGATCTCTGGCAGGGCTGGATGGCGGCCAGCGAGGCCGACTGGGCTTCTGCCTTCGACGTGCTGCTCGAACCCGACGACGAGCCCTTCGAGCCGGCGTTCGGGCTGATTCAAGCCTGGAACGTGCTCACGCTCGAACCCAGCCCGCAGCTGTGCGCGCGCGTGCTCGGCGAGGTCTCGGCCACGCGGCTCGCGGCGATTCGCGCGGTGCACGACGAATGGGCCGCGCAGAAGGTGCTGCCCATCGCGCCCGAGCCGGGCCACATCGCGCTGCGCACCGTGGGCGGCGCGTTCTCGGTGCTCTCGGGCACGCCGCTCGGCGTGCAGGACCCGCGCGCCGACTACCAGGCGCTGTACCGCACCGTCGGCCTTCAACTGGGCTCGGCGCTGACGCCGTCACCCGAGGCCGCACCGGCCGCGCCCGCGTCGCCGCGCGCCCGGCCGCAGGAGCGGCCCGAGGGCGGCTGGTGGGGCAGCATCCGCCGCTGGTTCGGCGCCGATGGCTGGATGCGGCCTGCGTTCGCGGTGCTCGCCTTGTGCGTGGTGGTGCAGAACGTCGGGCTGCTCGGCGGGCGTGGATCGGAAGAGGACGACGTGCGCTTTCGCAATGTGCCGACCGCACCGGCTGCAGCGCCGGCCAACCTGGTTGTGCGCTGGAAAGATGGTGTGCGCGTGGACGAGGCCGATCGGCTGCTGCGCACGATCTCGGCCGAAGTGGTCGGCGGGCCGGGCACGAACGGCGTCTGGCGCTTGCGGGTGGACGATCCGGTCGGTGGCCTGTCGTTGCTCGCGGCATCGCCGCTGGTCGAATCGGCCGGGCCGGCGTCGGAGCGGCCATGACGGGCGCCGCGTCTTCGTCTTTCTCCCTTCCCTTCTGGGGGAGGGCCGGGGTGGGGGCAAGCGGCGTATCCATCGGGCGCTCTGCCTGCCCCCATCCCAGCCTTCCCCCAAAGGGGGAAGGAGCCATGCGGGTGCTCTGCTTGCGACTGCTGTTGATGTTGTCGCTGCTTGTCTGCGCCAGCACCGCCTTCGCCACCCAGCGCGCCCTGCTCGTCGGCGTCTCCGAACTCGTCAACCAGCCGCAGGCCCTGTGGCTGCAGGCGCCGCGCAATGACGTGATGCTGATGCGCGACGCGCTGCTCAAGCAGGGCTTCGCGCCTGGCGACATCACCGTGCTCGCCGACGGCGTGAGCGGCTCCGTGCTGCCCGAGTCGCAGGCCATCCACGAAGCCCTCGGCCGCCTGCTCGCGCAGTCGAAGAGCGGCGACTTCGTGCTGCTCTATTTCTCCGGCCACGGCACCCGCCTGCGCGACAGCAACAAGCGCTACCAGGAGCCCGACGGCCTTTCCGAGAACTTCCTCGCCCGCGACGTGCGCGGCACGCTCGGCGCCGACAACGCCCTGACCGGCGACCTGCGCGATGCCGACTTCGACGCGTGGATCCAGGCTTTTCTCGCGCGCAACGTGTTCGTCGCCTCCGTCTTCGACACCTGCTCGGCGAACTCGATGACCCGCAGCACGACCGATGCGCCGGCCATTGCCGAAGGACCGCCCGGCGACGAGGTGCGCTGGCGCGGCCTGCGCACCACCCAGTTGATCGGCGCGCCCGGCCCCGCGGCGCGCGTCGCCATGTCGCGGCCCACGGTGACCGACCCGGTGCCGCGCGCCCGCTACGTTGCGCTCTTCGCCTCGGAGAGCCACCAGATCACCCCCGAGCTGCGGCTGCCGCGCAAGAACCGCAATGCGCGTCCGCAGGGCCTTCTGACCTGGGCCGTGGTGGAGGCGCTCTCGCGCAAGCCCGCCACCTGGCGCGACCTGTTCGACGGCGTGCTGGCGGTCTATCCGCCGGTGATCGACGAGCTCGCGCAACGCTTTCCCACGCGCGAACTGCCCTCGCCGGTGGCCGAGGGCAACCTCGATGCGCCGATCTTTGCCAACCGCGCCCAGGCCGTGTCGACGCGCCCCGTCTGGCGCGCGCAGCGCTCCGGCGACACGCTCACGCTGCAGGCCGGCCAGCTCGACGGCCTCGTGGCGCAGCAGCCGCTGCGCGTGCTGGCCACGATGGACGACGGCACCATGCGCAGTGCCGAGGGCACGCTCGCGCAGGCCTTCACCGACAAGGCGCGCATGGCGGTGCCGCCCGCGCTGCGCGAACTGCCCGGTGCCGCGCTCTGGAACATCACGCCGCTCGGCGAGCCGGCCGCGGTCGCGCTGCGCGTGCGCGCGGAGCAGGGCCTGCCGCCCGGCCTCAGCCTCGAATACCCGGCCTCCGTCGTCGCCGTGAACGACGCGGACGGCGCCGACGTTCGTTGGTCCGCCGGCCGGCTCGAAGTGCTCTCGCCGCTGCTCGGCGCGGGCGCAGGTGCAAGGCCCTTGCCCGCCGATGCGGCCGCCGCGCGCCGGCGCCTTGAGGTGCTGGCCCGCCTCAAGTGGCTCAACCAGCTCTACACCATCGCCAAGGACGCGCAGTTCGACGGCTTCGACGCGGTGTTCGAAGTCTGGAACGGCGAGCGCCTGGTGCGCAGCGGCTCCGCGCAGCAGGTCGACGCGAAGCTCCTGCCGCTGCGCAGCGGCGAACGCGCCGTGCTCAACGTGCGCAACACCAGCGCGCGCTCGGTGGACCTGGTCATCGTCGGCATCGACCCGCAGGGCGGTGCGCGCCAGGTCTACCCCGAGGACCCAGGCGAGACCAACCGCTTCAAGCGCGGCACGCGCGAGGCGCCCGCCATCAAGCGTTTCGAGCTGCCCTGGTTCAACGCCGAAGGCGGCCGGCTGCTGGTGCTGGCCACGCCCGCGGCGCCCTACAGCGCGCCGCGCCTGTTCGGCACGGGCGCTGGCGATGCGGT
This region of Variovorax sp. RKNM96 genomic DNA includes:
- a CDS encoding caspase family protein translates to MRVLCLRLLLMLSLLVCASTAFATQRALLVGVSELVNQPQALWLQAPRNDVMLMRDALLKQGFAPGDITVLADGVSGSVLPESQAIHEALGRLLAQSKSGDFVLLYFSGHGTRLRDSNKRYQEPDGLSENFLARDVRGTLGADNALTGDLRDADFDAWIQAFLARNVFVASVFDTCSANSMTRSTTDAPAIAEGPPGDEVRWRGLRTTQLIGAPGPAARVAMSRPTVTDPVPRARYVALFASESHQITPELRLPRKNRNARPQGLLTWAVVEALSRKPATWRDLFDGVLAVYPPVIDELAQRFPTRELPSPVAEGNLDAPIFANRAQAVSTRPVWRAQRSGDTLTLQAGQLDGLVAQQPLRVLATMDDGTMRSAEGTLAQAFTDKARMAVPPALRELPGAALWNITPLGEPAAVALRVRAEQGLPPGLSLEYPASVVAVNDADGADVRWSAGRLEVLSPLLGAGAGARPLPADAAAARRRLEVLARLKWLNQLYTIAKDAQFDGFDAVFEVWNGERLVRSGSAQQVDAKLLPLRSGERAVLNVRNTSARSVDLVIVGIDPQGGARQVYPEDPGETNRFKRGTREAPAIKRFELPWFNAEGGRLLVLATPAAPYSAPRLFGTGAGDAVAEVRVRGALQPEGERQTFAAMVHWAGEFAAAR